Within Amycolatopsis sp. FDAARGOS 1241, the genomic segment GCCTTCGCTCGTCGCCGGCGGCACGGCCGTGCTGCTCGGCCACCTCGCGCACGCCGGCGGCTGGCCCGTTCCGCGCGGCGGCACGCAGGTGCTCACCGACGCCCTCGTCGCCGACTTCCGCGCGCACGGCGGTCGGGTCCACGTGCACAGCCGCGTCACCGACCTGCGGCAGTTCGCCAAGACCCGCGCGGTGCTGCTCGACGTCGGCCCGCGCGGCTTCCTCGACCTCGCGCGACCACTCCTGCCGCCGCGCTACCGCCGCGCGCTGGAGAACGTGCGCTACGGTCCCGCCGCGGCGAAGGTCGACTTCCTCGTCTCCGAACCGATCCCGTGGCGCGAACCCGAGCTCGCGAACACCGCGACCGTCCACATCGGAGGGACGGCCGCGCAGGTGCGGGTGGCCGAGAACACCGTGGCTGCCGGGCGCCGCGCCGACGAGCCGTACGTCCTGCTCGCCCAGCCGATGGCCGCCGATCCGTCGCGCGGCCTCGCGCACAAGCAGCCGATCTGGGCCTACGCGCACGTCCCGAACGGCGATCCCCTCGACGCCACGGAGATCGTGCGCGCCCGCATCGAACGCTTCGCGCCCGGCTTCGGCGACACGGTTCTCGCGTCCCGCGGCGTCCCCGCGCCGGAACTCGAGGCGTACAACGCGAACTACGTCGGCGGCGACATCTCCGGCGCCGCCCTGACGCTGCGGCAGCTGCTCGCGCGCCCGGTCGTCCGGTGGAACCCGCACACGACGCCGTTGGGCGGTGTCTACCTCTGCTCCGGCGCCACCCCGCCGGGCCCCGGCGTGCACGGCATGGCCGGGCTGCACGCCGCGAAAGCCGCGCTGCGCCGGGAGTTCGGGATCCGCGCGTTGCCCACCGGCTGGTGATCAGGCGCGCGGCCGGAGACGCCGAGCTTCGTCGGCAGCGGCTCCGCGCCGAGTGTCAGCCCAGGTATGCGTCGAGCGTCACCGCGAGGGCCGATTCCGGCGACGGCGCGAAGCTCGCGCCCGCCAGCCCGCCCCACAGCCACAGCTGGGCCAGGCCGTGCAACGCGGCCCACAGCGAAGCCGCGACGAGTCGCGGGTCCGTGCCGGGCTTGAGCCGGTCGTCGTGCGCGGCTTCGCGGTCGAGGCGCACGAGCTCGGCGAAGTAGTCGAAGACGGCGCTGCTCGCGGCGACGAGCCCTGGTTCGGTCGCGTCGATGAGGTCGCGGCGGAACATCAGCTCGAACATCGCGGGGTTGGCGAGCGCGAAGTCGACGTACGCGTGACAGGCGGCGGTGACGCGTTCGCGAGCGGTCCCGTCCGGCAGCTTCGTGCCGCGTTCGAGCAGTTGCGCGAAGCCGAGGGTCGCGACCGCCGACAGCAGTTCCGCGCGACCGGAGAAGTGGCGTAGGGGCGCACCGTGGGAGACGCCGGCGGCCTTCGCGATGCCCCGGAGCGTGACCGCGTCCACACCCTCGTCGGTGAGCAGCGTGGCCGCGGTCGTGATCAGCCGCCGGCGCGCGGTCACAGCTGCGCTTCGGAGAAGGCGACGGGCAACAGTTCGGGGCGCTTCGGGAAGAAGCCGTCGCCGGGTGAGCGGCCGATGAGGCGGTTGTGCAGGCGCGTGAGGGCGACCGGCACGACCTCCTGCCAGAACCACTGCAGGTCGGCGCGCAGGCTCGGGCGCGCGGGCAAGCCCGGGAGCGGCTGGAGCCAGCCGTGGTCGTGGCCGACGTCGATGCGGTCGAGCACGTGGCCGGCCACGCGGAGGTGGCCCGCTTCGGACAGGTGCAACCGGTCGGGGCCGAAGTAGCGCGAGTCGTGGGCGGCGTGGTCGGGCCAGAGGTCCACGAGCTTGGCACCGTAGCTCACCGAGGCCTCCCGGATGGCGTCGTTGAGGGCGGTCACGCGCGGGCGCATGCGGGCGCTGAAGGGCATGCGGTGGGCGACGTCGCTGAGGGTGAACGTGACTACGGTGGGCGCGATGTGCGTGCACCGGCGGATCGCGGCGTCGACCCGGCGCGCGACCGTGCGCGCGTCCCAGCCGCGGCTCATCACGTCGTTGCCGCCGCCGAACAGGGCGATGAGGTCGGGCTCGTGGCGCTCGGCGGCGGGCAGCTGCTCGGTGATGATCTGGTCGAGGCGACGGCCGCGGACGGCGAGGTTCGCGTAGCGGAACCCGGGCTCGTCCTGCGCGAGCCGGCCGGCGACGAAGTCGGCCCACCCGCGGTACTGGCTGTGGTCGGGGTACGGGTCGTCGAGCCCCTCGGCGCAGCTGTCGCCGACGGCGACGAATTTCTGGAAGCCCATGTCGATCTCCGTAACCCCTGGTTCACCTTGTAGACACTGTCTATCAAACCGAGGTAGACGGTGTCTACGTGGGGTTCACCTCATCGACCGCGAAGAGGTCCAGCAGGGCAGGCTGCGCCGGTACCACCGCCGCACGCCGGCGGGTGCCGGCGGGTGCCGATGCCGTCGCCGCCGAAGCCAACGGCCGCGCGGCACCCACGGCGCGCGAGAGTTTCCTCTGCGGGAAGGAAAGCGCCGGCGTGTGTGGGCACGGCTGGCCCGCGAACCGCCCGTCCGCG encodes:
- a CDS encoding TetR/AcrR family transcriptional regulator, which codes for MTARRRLITTAATLLTDEGVDAVTLRGIAKAAGVSHGAPLRHFSGRAELLSAVATLGFAQLLERGTKLPDGTARERVTAACHAYVDFALANPAMFELMFRRDLIDATEPGLVAASSAVFDYFAELVRLDREAAHDDRLKPGTDPRLVAASLWAALHGLAQLWLWGGLAGASFAPSPESALAVTLDAYLG
- a CDS encoding SGNH/GDSL hydrolase family protein, with the protein product MGFQKFVAVGDSCAEGLDDPYPDHSQYRGWADFVAGRLAQDEPGFRYANLAVRGRRLDQIITEQLPAAERHEPDLIALFGGGNDVMSRGWDARTVARRVDAAIRRCTHIAPTVVTFTLSDVAHRMPFSARMRPRVTALNDAIREASVSYGAKLVDLWPDHAAHDSRYFGPDRLHLSEAGHLRVAGHVLDRIDVGHDHGWLQPLPGLPARPSLRADLQWFWQEVVPVALTRLHNRLIGRSPGDGFFPKRPELLPVAFSEAQL
- a CDS encoding NAD(P)/FAD-dependent oxidoreductase encodes the protein MDSTADAVVVGSGPNGLAAAVLLARAGLAVDLHEAAPEPGGGARSARLFDADVVHDVCSAVHPMAVASPFFRGFDLAAHGVELCQPEVAYGHPVDRRRTGLAYADLERTCARLGPDADRWRHLMGPLVEHTRELTDLLLGDLRRPPTPGLAAVLAPRVLALGTGADELLFRGPEAPALLAGVAAHPMGRLPSLVAGGTAVLLGHLAHAGGWPVPRGGTQVLTDALVADFRAHGGRVHVHSRVTDLRQFAKTRAVLLDVGPRGFLDLARPLLPPRYRRALENVRYGPAAAKVDFLVSEPIPWREPELANTATVHIGGTAAQVRVAENTVAAGRRADEPYVLLAQPMAADPSRGLAHKQPIWAYAHVPNGDPLDATEIVRARIERFAPGFGDTVLASRGVPAPELEAYNANYVGGDISGAALTLRQLLARPVVRWNPHTTPLGGVYLCSGATPPGPGVHGMAGLHAAKAALRREFGIRALPTGW